The nucleotide sequence GAGCTCGAGCTTGTCCGTCACCAGGTGTTGGAACTTCATGACGCGCGCATCGCTCGGCGTGATTGCGCGGACGAGTGACTGCTGGCGGAGGCTGTTGACGGCCCACTTCACCTGGTCCTCGCTGAGCGACATCACCGGCTCGCGGTTCGAGAGCTGATTGCAGGCGTTGGTGAGCGCGTTGAGCGACAGCGGATAGTTGTCGGGTGTCGTCGCTTCCTTCTCGATCAGGCATCCGAGGATGCGAACTTCGACGTCCGAGAGCTGCATCGTTCTTAGTAGCGCAAAGGGGAGGATAATGTCAATTCGGAGGATATGCAGCGGCTCACGCTCGCGAGTCGCTTCCGAGCTACTCATTACTCCGAACTGCATTACCGTCGAACTGAGGGCTAGTGGTCGAGATCTCGACCACCAGCCCTCAGTTCGACAGTAAGACAGTACCAAGTCTCGAGTAGCTCTCGAAAGCGAGAGCCGTCGGAACTGAAGCCGCTAGTTCGGGTTCGCGCGACGTCCGGCGCCGAGCCGGGGTCGTTTCTAACGTCCCGGCGGACTCGCGTGTCCCTGTGGTGGGCGCATGGCCGACGATCGCGTTGCATCGGATGCACGACTGGTGAACGCCGCGCGGCTCGGGGATGCCGCGGCGTTCGACGCGCTCGTCCGTCGATACGTGCGGCCGGCGTACGCGGTGGCCTTCTCGATCGTGCACGACCATCTCGAAGCGGAGGATATTTGCCAGGACGTGTTCGTGCGCGCGCTCGAGCGGCTGGACGACTGCCGGACGGCGGCACGTTTCGGCGGATGGCTCCTCGCCATCGTACGGAGCACGGCGCTGAACGCGGTCCGTCGCGAGCGCCTGCGACAGGGCGAGCCGCTCGAGCGTGTCGACGCGCCGAGCGAGGAGAGTCCGGCACGGGACGCGGAGCGGCGGGAGCTACGCGCTCGATTGGCCGCGGAGTTGGCGCGGCTCTCCGAGCGAGAGAGCGAGGTCGTCCTGCTCCACGATCTCGAGGGCCGGAGCCACGCCGAGATCGCGTCGGCATTGGGAATCTCGGAGGTAAGCTCGCGTCAGTATCTGTTCGTCGCGCGCCAGAAGTTGCGCGTAGCGCTCGCCGACCTCCAGCCACGAACCGGGCATGACTGACGACCCGATCGACTTCAGCGCCTTCGATGTGCAGCTCGATGACGTGGCGCAGAACGTCGCGACGCGCTGCGCGCCACTGCTTGCGGAGCGCCGGCGCGCGCGGACCGTCGTGCAGATCGTCGAGTGGCGGCGGCCGATGATCGCGGCCGCTCTGGTGATCGCGGCGGCGTCGGCGTTCGCGCTCTCCCGCGACGTGCCTGAAGAGCACGTCCGTGCGGCGCTCGCGGTGCGGTCGGCGCCTTCGCGCCTTGCGCCGCTGCCGCGGCTGGGGGAGTCGCTCGGCGTCCCGACCGAGCTGGCGTCGCGCCTAACGATGCGCGTGCCGCCGACGATGGCCGATCTGCTGGGGCAACCGCGGTGACGACGCCCGCGCCCATGCTGCGCCGAACGCGAGTCACGGGCGCCGCGGTGATCATCGTCGTGTTCGTGAGCGGGGCGCTCACTGGCGCCGCTGTCGAGCATCTGGGGCGCGACACGCGTCGCGAGCGCGACGTTGTGGGAGCGGTGCCGACGGCCAGCGCCATCGAGAACCTGAAATTCGGCAACACCGGTGTCCCACTCATGTACGAGGAGCTCGGGTTGAGCCCGGAGCAGAGGGCGCGGATCCGGGGAATCGTCGCCGCGCGGCGCCCGGAGGTGGATTCGCTGCTGCGCGACAGTTGGCCGCGACTTCGGGCGGTCGTGGACACGGTGCGGCTG is from Gemmatimonadaceae bacterium and encodes:
- a CDS encoding sigma-70 family RNA polymerase sigma factor, coding for MADDRVASDARLVNAARLGDAAAFDALVRRYVRPAYAVAFSIVHDHLEAEDICQDVFVRALERLDDCRTAARFGGWLLAIVRSTALNAVRRERLRQGEPLERVDAPSEESPARDAERRELRARLAAELARLSERESEVVLLHDLEGRSHAEIASALGISEVSSRQYLFVARQKLRVALADLQPRTGHD